CAAGTTTTAATGTACCAGCTTCAATTCCTTCTGGTCTTTCTGTTGTATCACGTAATACTAGAACCGGAACACCTAATGAGGGAGCTTCTTCTTGAATACCACCGGAATCCGTTAGGATAATGTGTGCTCTTGATAAAAAATTATGAAAATCAATTACTTCTAACGGTTCAATTAAATGAATCCTCGAATTCTCTCCTAATATTTCAGTAGCAATTTCTCGTACAGCAGGGTTTAAATGTACAGGATAGACTATCTGTAGATCCTCATGTTCATCGACAATTTGTTTAATTGCTTTAAACATATGTCTCATGGGTTCACCTAGATTTTCCCTACGATGCGCTGTCAAAAGGATCATTTTATCTTTACCGATTTTCTCTAATATCGGATGAGTATAGTTTTTAGAAACAGTTGTCGATAAGGCATCAATTGCTGTATTTCCAGTGACGAAAATAGAATCGCTTTTTTTGTTTTCATTCAACAAATTTAATTGTGCCATTTTAGTCGGTGCAAAATGATAATCTGCGATAACCCCTGTTAATTGACGATTCATCTCTTCTGGAAATGGTGAGTATTTGTTCCATGTACGTAAGCCTGCTTCAACATGACCAACTGGAATTTTATTGTAAAAGGCTGCAAGACTTGCAACAAAAGTTGTTGATGTATCGCCATGAACTAATACTAAATCTGGTTTTTCATTTTGCAAAACTTCATTTAATCCTTCCAATGCACGCGTAGTCACATTAACTAACGTTTGTCGTGTAGTCATGATATTTAAATCATATTGTGGGTGTATATTGAATACATCCAACACCTGATCAAGCATTTCGCGATGTTGAGCAGTTACCGTTACTATCGATTCAATTTCATCCTGATGTTTTTCTAATTCCAGTACTAACGGTGCTAATTTTATAGCTTCTGGTCGAGTACCAAAAATCGTCATTATTTTCAATTTACTCTGAATAGTCATCTAGAACATACTCCTCTAATTTAAATATTAGGCAAACATATAAGCAACACTTATGATTACTACAAATAGTAAAAGAATCGTTTGTAGAAGGAACGAAAAATTCAATTTATTTTTTTCTTGATATTGACTAATTGTATTGTTTTTTTCTTCTTTGTACTGTTCATCTAACAATTTACCACGATTTAATTTCTTTTCTTCTTCACTTAAACTATTAAACCATTTAATAAATTTTTTATATTCTCCAATAACTTTTTTGGTTGAATCATACATCTTAATTTGCCCAAAATGAATCCACATCACTCGGTCACAAAACGCTTCAATTTGGGATAAGGAGTGACTGACAAAGATGATAGTTTTTCCTTGACTTTTAAATTCATTAATCTTATTTAGGCATTTTTGATAAAAAGTTTGATCCCCCACAGATAATGCTTCATCGACTATTAAAATATCTGGATTTGTGTGAATTGAAATAGCAAACCCTAATCGTGATTTCATACCACTTGAATAATTTTTGACGGGTTGATTAATAAAATTACCGATGTCTGCAAACTCGATAATGTCTGCAGTTAAATCGTTTATTTGAGCATTGCTTAAACCATGCATCAAGCATTTCATTTTAATATTTTCTAAACCAGTTAATGATGCATTTAAACCAACTGAAATTGCTATTAAAGATGTTTCACCATTAATTTCAATTGTACCTGAACTAGGAGGAATTACTTGCGCTAGTAAATTTGATAAAGTCGATTTACCCGATCCATTTAATCCAATAATCCCTATAGCCTCACCAGCATTAATCTCAAAACTAATATTTCTTAATGCGTTAAACTGATCTCGATCTTTTTTTAAAGAAATAATATCTTTTAATTTATCAGATTGTTTACTATATAATCTGAAACTTTTTGAAACATCTACACATTGTATTTTCGGATTCATATTTCTTCCTCCGATTATAAGTAATCAA
This window of the Rummeliibacillus pycnus genome carries:
- the wecB gene encoding non-hydrolyzing UDP-N-acetylglucosamine 2-epimerase, whose amino-acid sequence is MTIQSKLKIMTIFGTRPEAIKLAPLVLELEKHQDEIESIVTVTAQHREMLDQVLDVFNIHPQYDLNIMTTRQTLVNVTTRALEGLNEVLQNEKPDLVLVHGDTSTTFVASLAAFYNKIPVGHVEAGLRTWNKYSPFPEEMNRQLTGVIADYHFAPTKMAQLNLLNENKKSDSIFVTGNTAIDALSTTVSKNYTHPILEKIGKDKMILLTAHRRENLGEPMRHMFKAIKQIVDEHEDLQIVYPVHLNPAVREIATEILGENSRIHLIEPLEVIDFHNFLSRAHIILTDSGGIQEEAPSLGVPVLVLRDTTERPEGIEAGTLKLAGTDQSTIYTLTKELLTDLNEYEKMAKASNPYGDGHASKRIVESILYHFGKRDSLPKPFEFSKELIYI
- a CDS encoding ABC transporter ATP-binding protein, whose translation is MNPKIQCVDVSKSFRLYSKQSDKLKDIISLKKDRDQFNALRNISFEINAGEAIGIIGLNGSGKSTLSNLLAQVIPPSSGTIEINGETSLIAISVGLNASLTGLENIKMKCLMHGLSNAQINDLTADIIEFADIGNFINQPVKNYSSGMKSRLGFAISIHTNPDILIVDEALSVGDQTFYQKCLNKINEFKSQGKTIIFVSHSLSQIEAFCDRVMWIHFGQIKMYDSTKKVIGEYKKFIKWFNSLSEEEKKLNRGKLLDEQYKEEKNNTISQYQEKNKLNFSFLLQTILLLFVVIISVAYMFA